The following coding sequences lie in one Oncorhynchus kisutch isolate 150728-3 linkage group LG3, Okis_V2, whole genome shotgun sequence genomic window:
- the LOC109888404 gene encoding liprin-beta-2 isoform X5, producing the protein MLQQELLSRTSLESQKLNLMGEVSYLKLKLVDMEEKQFHGVERQHKAEVKLQELRLLKEKVDYLEDQKSQYERRLKATKAELSDLQQLLLSKNAEIDSLHTQLLARPLSTETSEREDMYRRRLNNKHQELQRLKTGMETLLVANDEKDRRIEELTLLLVQCRQFRDVATPRQAPPTILSISNESTPSSSSEEREHGVVMRTVPSSVLPENKNTEMSFSSSSPQLVSHLPAQKERELWTHPRLLSSSMDNLQNGSSSKHVVVIPVEAEVSTENRPVDNRCQTLPVKASFPEHNGEGECSETQSQRSPEGSEDGDSRKTEKMDDTSSSDLSPQSSGAESGQRTIGSPEHMKNNNSIRKLWGKIRRTQSGGLQGEDLEPNQFRRGGLRATAGPRLTRTPESGSTVRDMNTPFSQWTREQVCGWLEDYGLGQYVNLTRQWVDNGQTLLSARPQDFEKEMGINHPLHRKKLQLALRGFSTKALEKSSELDHIWVTRWLDDIGLPQYKDQFHEGRVDGRMLQYLTVNDLLFLKVTSQLHHLSIKCAIHVLHVNKFNPHCLRRRPGEERNPSPSEVIQWSNHRVMEWLRAVDLAEYAPNLRGSGVHGGLIILELRFSSETLAMLLNIPPQKTLLRRHLATAFTALVGMQASLEKREYANATGHAPLTTAAKVRPKKLGFTHFSHLRKRRPDDLADYICPIDSGGLSAMNGVSHRPYAGVRGLSPILDREPERREQVGPKS; encoded by the exons ATGCTGCAGCAG GAGCTCCTTAGCAGGACGTCACTGGAGAGTCAGAAGTTGAATCTGATGGGAGAGGTGTCCTACCTGAAACTGAAGCTGGTGGACATGGAGGAGAAACAGTTTCATGGAGTAGAGAGGCAGCACAAAGCAGag GTCAAACTTCAAGAGCTCAGACTTCTCAAGGAGAAAGTAGACTATCTTGAAGACCAGAAGTCCCAGTATGAGAGGAGACTCAAAGCAACAAAG GCAGAGCTATCAGACCTCCAGCAGCTCCTGCTCAGTAAGAATGCTGAGATAGACAGCCTGCACACACAGCTCCTGGCCAGACCATTGTCCACTGAAACCTCGGAGAGAG AGGATATGTACAGGAGAAGGCTCAACAACAAGC ACCAGGAGCTCCAAAGGTTAAAGACAGGGATGGAGACGCTGCTGGTTGCCAATGATGAAAAG GACCGGCGTATTGAAGAGCTCACACTGCTCTTAGTCCAGTGCAGACAGTTCAGAGACGTTGCGACTCCAAGACAAG CTCCACCCACTATCCTCTCAATATCCAATGAGAGTACTccatcgagcagcagtgaggaaCGGGAGCATGGAGTGGTGATGAGGACAGTTCCTTCCAGTGTACTCCCAGAGAACAAAAATACTGAG ATGTCCTTCAGCAGTTCATCCCCACAGCTCGTGTCCCACCTGCCAGCCCAGAAGGAAAGAGAACTCTG GACACATCCCCGACTTTTATCAAGCAGTATGGACAACCTACAGAATGGATCTTCATCGAAG CATGTAGTGGTGATTCCTGTAGAGGCTGAAGTGTCTACTGAG AATAGGCCTGTAGATAACCGATGCCAGACCCTGCCGGTGAAGGCCTCCTTCCCAGAGCATAATGGAGAGGGAGAGTGCAGTGAGACACAGAGCCAGAGGTCTCCAGAGGGGAGTGAAGACGGAGACTCAA GAAAGACAGAGAAAATGGACGACACCTCATCCTCTGATCTTTCACCCCAGTCTTCAGGGGCGGAGTCAGGTCAACGGACTATTGGCTCACCAGAGCACATGAAGAACAATAACAGTATCAGAAAGCTCTGGGGAAA GATCAGGCGGACCCAGTCAGGGGGTCTGCAGGGGGAGGACCTGGAACCAAACCAGTTTAGGAGAGGGGGGCTGCGTGCCACAGCGGGGCCAAGACTGACCCGGACCCCTGAGTCTGGCAGCACTGTTCG GGATATGAACACACCATTCAGCCAGTGGACCAGAGAGCAGGTGTGTGGTTGGCTGGAGGATTATGGTCTAGGCCAGTACGTCAACCTGACCCGGCAGTGGGTCGACAACGGACAGACGCTCCTGTCCGCAAGGCCACAGGACTTTGAGAAG GAAATGGGTATCAATCACCCGCTACACAGGAAGAAATTACAGCTGGCTCTAAGGGGGTTCAGTACTAAAGCCCTGGAGAAGTCCTCTGAGCTGGACCACATCTGGGTTACAC GATGGTTGGATGACATAGGTCTTCCTCAGTACAAGGACCAGTTCCACGAGGGGCGAGTGGATGGCAGGATGCTCCAGTATCTCACCGTG AATGACCTGCTTTTCCTGAAGGTGACCAGTCAGCTCCATCACCTCAGTATAAAGTGTGCTATCCACGTCCTCCACGTCAACAAGTTCAACCCCCACTGCCTCCGACGCAGGCctggagaggag AGGAACCCCTCTCCCTCAGAGGTGATCCAATGGTCCAACCATCGTGTAATGGAGTGGCTTCGGGCAGTGGACCTGGCTGAGTATGCACCCAACCTACGGGGCAGTGGGGTCCATGGAGGTCTCATT ATTCTGGAGCTGCGGTTCAGCTCTGAGACCCTGGCCATGCTGCTGAACATCCCCCCTCAGAAGACCCTGCTCCGCCGCCACCTGGCCACCGCCTTCACCGCCCTGGTGGGGATGCAGGCCTCTCTGGAGAAACGGGAGTATGCCAACGCCACCGGCCATGCACCCCTCACCACCGCTGCCAAAGTCCGG CCCAAGAAGCTTGGATTCACCCACTTCAGTCACCTGAGGAAGAGGAGGCCGGATGACTTGGCGGACTACATCTGCCCGATAGACAGTGGGGGCCTTTCAGCCATGAATGGGGTTTCCCACCGGCCGTACGCAGGGGTCCGAGGCCTTAGCCCCATCCtggacagagagccagagaggcgGGAGCAGGTGGGGCCCAAAAGCTGA
- the LOC109888404 gene encoding liprin-beta-2 isoform X2: protein MKRTIVSPYKLETEELLSRTSLESQKLNLMGEVSYLKLKLVDMEEKQFHGVERQHKAESVVNLISELQEQMCRFQQEINCRIREKTGQADSSLQKACDTWSTDAQNPDQGLACDGSPEEVHDSGLEEPPDVIPFSGVENSSSTSEEQCCCGSESVKLQELRLLKEKVDYLEDQKSQYERRLKATKAELSDLQQLLLSKNAEIDSLHTQLLARPLSTETSEREDMYRRRLNNKHQELQRLKTGMETLLVANDEKDRRIEELTLLLVQCRQFRDVATPRQAPPTILSISNESTPSSSSEEREHGVVMRTVPSSVLPENKNTEMSFSSSSPQLVSHLPAQKERELWTHPRLLSSSMDNLQNGSSSKHVVVIPVEAEVSTENRPVDNRCQTLPVKASFPEHNGEGECSETQSQRSPEGSEDGDSRKTEKMDDTSSSDLSPQSSGAESGQRTIGSPEHMKNNNSIRKLWGKIRRTQSGGLQGEDLEPNQFRRGGLRATAGPRLTRTPESGSTVRDMNTPFSQWTREQVCGWLEDYGLGQYVNLTRQWVDNGQTLLSARPQDFEKEMGINHPLHRKKLQLALRGFSTKALEKSSELDHIWVTRWLDDIGLPQYKDQFHEGRVDGRMLQYLTVNDLLFLKVTSQLHHLSIKCAIHVLHVNKFNPHCLRRRPGEERNPSPSEVIQWSNHRVMEWLRAVDLAEYAPNLRGSGVHGGLIILELRFSSETLAMLLNIPPQKTLLRRHLATAFTALVGMQASLEKREYANATGHAPLTTAAKVRPKKLGFTHFSHLRKRRPDDLADYICPIDSGGLSAMNGVSHRPYAGVRGLSPILDREPERREQVGPKS, encoded by the exons ATGAAAAGGACTATTGTCAGTCCATACAAACTGGAAACTGAG GAGCTCCTTAGCAGGACGTCACTGGAGAGTCAGAAGTTGAATCTGATGGGAGAGGTGTCCTACCTGAAACTGAAGCTGGTGGACATGGAGGAGAAACAGTTTCATGGAGTAGAGAGGCAGCACAAAGCAGag AGTGTCGTAAACTTGATTAGTGAGCTGCAGGAGCAGATGTGTAGGTTTCAGCAGGAGATCAATTGCAGGATCCGGGAGAAAACAGGGCAGGCTGACAGCAGCCTACAGAAGGCCTGCGACACTTGGTCCACGGATGCCCAAAACCCAGACCAGGGGCTCGCCTGTGATGGTAGCCCAGAGGAGGTACACGACAGTGGGCTGGAGGAGCCTCCTGACGTGATCCCATTCTCAGGTGTGGAGAATAGCTCCAGTACTTCTGAGGAGCAGTGCTGCTGTGGAAGCGAGAGT GTCAAACTTCAAGAGCTCAGACTTCTCAAGGAGAAAGTAGACTATCTTGAAGACCAGAAGTCCCAGTATGAGAGGAGACTCAAAGCAACAAAG GCAGAGCTATCAGACCTCCAGCAGCTCCTGCTCAGTAAGAATGCTGAGATAGACAGCCTGCACACACAGCTCCTGGCCAGACCATTGTCCACTGAAACCTCGGAGAGAG AGGATATGTACAGGAGAAGGCTCAACAACAAGC ACCAGGAGCTCCAAAGGTTAAAGACAGGGATGGAGACGCTGCTGGTTGCCAATGATGAAAAG GACCGGCGTATTGAAGAGCTCACACTGCTCTTAGTCCAGTGCAGACAGTTCAGAGACGTTGCGACTCCAAGACAAG CTCCACCCACTATCCTCTCAATATCCAATGAGAGTACTccatcgagcagcagtgaggaaCGGGAGCATGGAGTGGTGATGAGGACAGTTCCTTCCAGTGTACTCCCAGAGAACAAAAATACTGAG ATGTCCTTCAGCAGTTCATCCCCACAGCTCGTGTCCCACCTGCCAGCCCAGAAGGAAAGAGAACTCTG GACACATCCCCGACTTTTATCAAGCAGTATGGACAACCTACAGAATGGATCTTCATCGAAG CATGTAGTGGTGATTCCTGTAGAGGCTGAAGTGTCTACTGAG AATAGGCCTGTAGATAACCGATGCCAGACCCTGCCGGTGAAGGCCTCCTTCCCAGAGCATAATGGAGAGGGAGAGTGCAGTGAGACACAGAGCCAGAGGTCTCCAGAGGGGAGTGAAGACGGAGACTCAA GAAAGACAGAGAAAATGGACGACACCTCATCCTCTGATCTTTCACCCCAGTCTTCAGGGGCGGAGTCAGGTCAACGGACTATTGGCTCACCAGAGCACATGAAGAACAATAACAGTATCAGAAAGCTCTGGGGAAA GATCAGGCGGACCCAGTCAGGGGGTCTGCAGGGGGAGGACCTGGAACCAAACCAGTTTAGGAGAGGGGGGCTGCGTGCCACAGCGGGGCCAAGACTGACCCGGACCCCTGAGTCTGGCAGCACTGTTCG GGATATGAACACACCATTCAGCCAGTGGACCAGAGAGCAGGTGTGTGGTTGGCTGGAGGATTATGGTCTAGGCCAGTACGTCAACCTGACCCGGCAGTGGGTCGACAACGGACAGACGCTCCTGTCCGCAAGGCCACAGGACTTTGAGAAG GAAATGGGTATCAATCACCCGCTACACAGGAAGAAATTACAGCTGGCTCTAAGGGGGTTCAGTACTAAAGCCCTGGAGAAGTCCTCTGAGCTGGACCACATCTGGGTTACAC GATGGTTGGATGACATAGGTCTTCCTCAGTACAAGGACCAGTTCCACGAGGGGCGAGTGGATGGCAGGATGCTCCAGTATCTCACCGTG AATGACCTGCTTTTCCTGAAGGTGACCAGTCAGCTCCATCACCTCAGTATAAAGTGTGCTATCCACGTCCTCCACGTCAACAAGTTCAACCCCCACTGCCTCCGACGCAGGCctggagaggag AGGAACCCCTCTCCCTCAGAGGTGATCCAATGGTCCAACCATCGTGTAATGGAGTGGCTTCGGGCAGTGGACCTGGCTGAGTATGCACCCAACCTACGGGGCAGTGGGGTCCATGGAGGTCTCATT ATTCTGGAGCTGCGGTTCAGCTCTGAGACCCTGGCCATGCTGCTGAACATCCCCCCTCAGAAGACCCTGCTCCGCCGCCACCTGGCCACCGCCTTCACCGCCCTGGTGGGGATGCAGGCCTCTCTGGAGAAACGGGAGTATGCCAACGCCACCGGCCATGCACCCCTCACCACCGCTGCCAAAGTCCGG CCCAAGAAGCTTGGATTCACCCACTTCAGTCACCTGAGGAAGAGGAGGCCGGATGACTTGGCGGACTACATCTGCCCGATAGACAGTGGGGGCCTTTCAGCCATGAATGGGGTTTCCCACCGGCCGTACGCAGGGGTCCGAGGCCTTAGCCCCATCCtggacagagagccagagaggcgGGAGCAGGTGGGGCCCAAAAGCTGA